Proteins co-encoded in one Brassica oleracea var. oleracea cultivar TO1000 chromosome C4, BOL, whole genome shotgun sequence genomic window:
- the LOC106337053 gene encoding protein trichome birefringence-like 45: MSALQCLTFLFLFLLLQNATSASPLPLRRRPVHNNSTHSNFAKHPRRRVVFPVNRSSCDLFAGEWVRDATYPLYRVEECGRGMIDPGFDCQTYGRPDSDYLKFRWKPFNCDVPRFSGVKFLQKMRNKTVMFVGDSLGRNQWESLMCMITSSAPFIRTNLIHEDPLSTFKILDYNVKVSFYRAPYLVDIDKIHGKTTLKLDEISVEASDAWRKADVLLFNTGHWWSHTGSLRGWEQMETGGRYYGDMDRLVALRKGLRTWSNWVLRYINSPLTRVFFLSVSPTHYNPNEWTSRAKASTIAQGGKSCYGQTTPYSGTTYPTSSYVNQKKVIDEVVKEMDSHVSLMDITMLSALRIDGHPSIYSGDLNPSLKRFPDRSSDCSHWCLPGLPDTWNQLFYAALMF, translated from the exons ATGTCGGCTCTTCAGTGTCTCACTTTCCTCTTCTTGTTTCTTTTACTCCAAAACGCGACGTCAGCTTCGCCCCTCCCTCTCCGTCGGAGACCGGTTCACAACAACAGCACTCACAGCAACTTCGCTAAGCATCCACGACGTAGAGTGGTTTTTCCGGTGAACCGGAGTAGCTGCGACCTGTTCGCTGGCGAGTGGGTGCGGGACGCGACATACCCACTTTACCGGGTGGAGGAATGCGGCAGAGGAATGATAGATCCGGGATTTGATTGTCAGACTTACGGCAGACCTGACTCAGACTATCTTAAGTTCCGGTGGAAACCTTTCAATTGCGACGTCCCAAG GTTCAGTGGGGTGAAGTTTCTACAGAAGATGAGAAACAAAACAGTGATGTTTGTTGGTGATTCGTTGGGTAGAAACCAATGGGAGTCGTTGATGTGTATGATCACTTCATCAGCACCGTTCATTCGTACAAATCTTATTCATGAAGATCCTCTCTCTACCTTCAAGATCCTT GATTACAACGTTAAAGTGTCATTCTATAGAGCTCCTTATCTTGTAGACATAGACAAAATTCACGGAAAAACAACTCTTAAACTCGACGAAATCTCTGTCGAGGCATCGGACGCTTGGCGGAAGGCCGACGTTCTGCTGTTCAACACTGGTCACTGGTGGAGCCACACAGGGTCTCTACGAGG GTGGGAGCAGATGGAGACAGGAGGGAGATATTACGGCGACATGGATAGGTTGGTGGCACTAAGAAAAGGACTAAGAACATGGTCTAATTGGGTCCTTCGTTATATCAACTCTCCTCTCACTAGAGTTTTCTTCCTCTCCGTCTCACCCACACACTACAA TCCAAATGAGTGGACTTCAAGAGCAAAAGCTTCAACGATAGCTCAAGGAGGAAAAAGCTGCTACGGCCAAACGACACCGTATAGTGGAACAACGTACCCAACAAGTTCATATGTGAACCAGAAGAAAGTGATTGATGAAGTGGTGAAAGAGATGGATTCCCATGTCTCATTGATGGATATAACTATGCTCTCTGCTCTTCGAATAGACGGTCATCCTTCAATCTACAGTGGAGATCTCAATCCTTCTCTGAAGAGATTTCCTGACCGTTCATCGGATTGTAGCCATTGGTGTCTTCCTGGTCTCCCCGATACTTGGAACCAACTGTTCTATGCTGCTTTGATGTTTTAA